The nucleotide sequence GGTATGTTGCTTCACCGTATAAAGTGGAGTAATGAAGCTGAATCGTCACTTCATAAGGCACAATAACCCGTACTTTTCCAAGAGATTGATGGATCACGATAATCGATTTCCCGTTTGGTAAAATGGTTTCGGTCGTATCAATCGTAATATCGCCGATAAAGCGTTGAATATGAACATCTTTCCAATGATAGCTTTCTGTCGGAGCACCTGTTGTTCCGATTAATTGATTCTGATTTGATGTATTGGCAAAGTGGCTTTTGATTTCCATCACTTGCTCTTTTTTCGTTAAGTATTGGTATAAAAGAAAGACAAGCACACCAATGATTAAAAGGCGCAGTGTCCAAATATTAATAATAGCAAAGAATAATAGAACGAGTCCCGTCCATAATAAGTAACGCTTCTTCTTTTTAAAGCTGAAAAATAGAAACAGTGCACCCAAAATCAGCAAAAACACGGTGCCATTATTGAAAAGTGTCAGTTCGATTAATACGACAAGAGCCATACTAATCGCTATAATTGCAAGCTGATCAGATGTAATTTTCGGCATAGTGCCTCCCCCTATAACGTGCAAAATGGAGAAAGCACTTTGCCTTCTCCTTTTACGCATTATATCATTATTTTGGTTGTTCTATGAGCTTTTGTTCTTTTTCAAGCTGTGCCAATCGAGCTTCAAAAGAGGTTACTTCATATTTACGCTCGATATTTTGAGATAATTCATCAATATACGTTGATAGTTCATCGAAATTATCAGCATTGTCCGAAGTTAGAACTTTATCCATCTGGTGGTTGGCACGCACGACATTTTCTTTGCCCATCAGCTGTAGTTGGCGCACTTTCATATCTTTAATTTTATGTTTCATCGTTTCGAATTTGCGTTCCAGTGCAAAGTATTCTGTATTCGCAGCATCAATGCTTGAAAGAAGAGCATGTTTTCTGGCAGTGTAAGCCGTTATTTCTTCCTGTGCAAACGCAATCAGTTCAGCTTCTTCAGTTGACTGAGCCAATAAAAGCTGTTTTTCACGCTTCTCAAGCATTTCGATTGTTTGTGAAAGTTGGACTTCCAGCTCTTTTTTCAGCTGTGCTTGACGTGCAAGCAATTTTCCTGTTTCTTCAGTTTGTTTTTCTGCTTCACGAATATAGTGGTTCAGCATTTTAATTGGGTTTTTATCGACCTTCTTATCAAACATATCATGTAAATCCGCCTGAATTGAATATTTAAATTTTGTAAATAAATTTCTCATTGTCCATCGCTCCTATTTGTTTAAATTTGCCCATTCGCGTTCAAAGTTTGTAAATGGATCTTCTTCCTCTTTTTTGCCTGGTAAAAATTCAATCTTTTCATTTTTACGTGCTTTATAAAGATAAAACAATACACCGATTGCAGCTAAACCGATAAAGCCTGGGATGTTTGATAATGCACTTACTAAACCGGCTAAAGCGACAACTAGGCTCATTACTTTTCCGAAAGTAGATTTACTTTCTGTGTAATAGTGCAGACCTGCTGCCAGAAGTGCTCCTGAGATTAATAAGCCGGCTACCGGTGCGAGCAGGCAAAGTGCAATGATCGCTGTGATAAAAGCCACTGAATATAAGAAAAACTTTTTCATTATGTGTTCCTCCTTGTCGTTGATATATTCATGTTACCGTGAATTCAAAAAACCGATAACGACCTGTTACCGTATTTTCATCTAGGTCTCGAGACTGAGACGGACTCAGACAGTTATTTGCATGAGTTAACTTCTGCCGGGAGAGTTAAAATATATAGAAACGTAATAACTTTTATTGTATAATGCTTGTTGGAGAGTTTTTCTCGGTACATAAGTAGTGGAGGAGGTTGGACAAAATGGCTTTATGGTTAGGAATTACACTTATCGTCGTAGCTTTAATCGGGGGCGTGGCAATTGGGTTCTACGCAGCTCGTCAATATATGATGAAGTATTTAAAAGAAAACCCGCCAATTAATGAACAAATGATTCGCGTGATGATGGCACAAATGGGACGTAAACCGTCTGAAAAACAAGTGCGTCAAATGATGGCACAAATGAACAAATTCCAAGATAAATAATGAAAAGTTGGACTACCTTTCGCATTCTATTGAGTGAAGAAGGTAGTTTTTATTTTCTGCAAAACAAAATTCAGAATATTTCGTTGAAAAGAACAATAATCTAGTCTATCCTTATATAGATTGTAAGTATTGGAGGGAAGAGAAAATGGCAACAGAGAAAACGAATGTAGAGAGCTTTGATTTAGACCATACGATAGTGGTCGCACCGTATGTACGTTTAGCGGGCACAAAAGAAGGGGCGAAGGGCGATGTCGTGACAAAATTTGATATCCGCTTTAAGCAGCCGAACAAAGAGCATATGGAAATGCCGGCACTTCATTCACTGGAACATTTAATGGCAGACCGTATCCGCAATCATAGTGACGCGGTTGTCGATATCTCGCCAATGGGCTGTCAAACAGGCTTTTATGTCTCATTTATGAACTATGATGACTACGAAGGCGTGTTGGCGATTTTAGAAAAGACCGTTCAGGATGTTTTGGCGGCGACTTCTGTTCCTGCCTGCAATGAAGTTCAATGTGGTTGGGCGGCAAGCCATAGTTTAGAAGGTGCGCAACAGATGGCAAAAGAATTTTTAGCCAAGCGCGGTGAATGGCATATCGTTTTTAATGATTAATAGGAAATGTATAGTGCCTCCATTTAATTGGGGGCTTTTTTTGTTCCCGCCTCCAAACCAAAAAGCACTTCCTGTTCAATGAAACGAACAGAAAGTGCTTATTTCTTTTAGATTAAAGAATCCGTTGTATTGCGGTATGCCGGTACATAGTCATGCAGGAACTTGGCTACCGTTTGCTCATAGTCACCCGGGTTATCGTTGAATGATTTCGCATGCTCTCCTTTTTCAAACAGTTTCAGCATTTTAGGTTCGGGTTTTTGTTCGAACAGTTCTTCGGCCATTGTGGAAGGAATGAAATCATCCGGCGTACTGTGAATAAAGAGGACGGGCTTTTGAATTTGTTTTACAGCAACAATCGGCATTACTTCTTTTACGGAATAGCCATCGCGGATTCGCATGAAAAAGTCTGCGAAAGGGAGGGTATATTTCGAATCGATCGGTACAACACTTTCAAAAATTCGTTTTAGAAGCTCAGGGAAGTTTGAAAAAGCGCAGTCGGAAACATAGAAATCCGCATTATCTGATAACGTGCCTGCATAGA is from Solibacillus isronensis and encodes:
- the liaF gene encoding cell wall-active antibiotics response protein LiaF — translated: MPKITSDQLAIIAISMALVVLIELTLFNNGTVFLLILGALFLFFSFKKKKRYLLWTGLVLLFFAIINIWTLRLLIIGVLVFLLYQYLTKKEQVMEIKSHFANTSNQNQLIGTTGAPTESYHWKDVHIQRFIGDITIDTTETILPNGKSIIVIHQSLGKVRVIVPYEVTIQLHYSTLYGEATYLNYAPKQCINEQLHFEDGEMDAKRVLVVYVTSWIGDVEVQRG
- a CDS encoding PspA/IM30 family protein, yielding MRNLFTKFKYSIQADLHDMFDKKVDKNPIKMLNHYIREAEKQTEETGKLLARQAQLKKELEVQLSQTIEMLEKREKQLLLAQSTEEAELIAFAQEEITAYTARKHALLSSIDAANTEYFALERKFETMKHKIKDMKVRQLQLMGKENVVRANHQMDKVLTSDNADNFDELSTYIDELSQNIERKYEVTSFEARLAQLEKEQKLIEQPK
- a CDS encoding lmo0954 family membrane protein; protein product: MKKFFLYSVAFITAIIALCLLAPVAGLLISGALLAAGLHYYTESKSTFGKVMSLVVALAGLVSALSNIPGFIGLAAIGVLFYLYKARKNEKIEFLPGKKEEEDPFTNFEREWANLNK
- a CDS encoding YneF family protein; this translates as MALWLGITLIVVALIGGVAIGFYAARQYMMKYLKENPPINEQMIRVMMAQMGRKPSEKQVRQMMAQMNKFQDK
- a CDS encoding S-ribosylhomocysteine lyase, with translation MATEKTNVESFDLDHTIVVAPYVRLAGTKEGAKGDVVTKFDIRFKQPNKEHMEMPALHSLEHLMADRIRNHSDAVVDISPMGCQTGFYVSFMNYDDYEGVLAILEKTVQDVLAATSVPACNEVQCGWAASHSLEGAQQMAKEFLAKRGEWHIVFND